One region of Cydia pomonella isolate Wapato2018A chromosome 9, ilCydPomo1, whole genome shotgun sequence genomic DNA includes:
- the LOC133521269 gene encoding DNA polymerase delta catalytic subunit, giving the protein MDKRKAFSNSKPPIKRFKSNDDDDENEPPCSFEDQLAGMDSHDFDSPEVIGDGPENQSTNIKWSRPPPPAMNPKHDKLVFQQLDIDHYIGQPIAGMPGSQLGPVPIMRMYGITMEGNSVCCHLHGFTPYFYVTVPLNFTESSCHDMKVNLNKALLEDLRSNKDNIKEAVLEIRLIKARSIMHYKGDIDITFARVSVALPKLIAAAKRLIDRTPPTFGLMDPGFYETNIDFDIRFMVDTSVVGCSWIELPADKWTIRTHNTKLKPESRCQVEVDIAWNAFIAHQPEGEWSKVAPFRILSFDIECAGRKGVFPEPNHDPVIQIASMVIRQGELEPYLRNVFTLNTCAPIVGSQVLSYQSEAEMLAKWSDFFRELDPDIITGYNISNFDWPYLINRAKHLKVENFDFLGRIKNVRSVIKDSILQSKQMGRRENKSINFEGRVPFDLLLVLVRDYKLRSYTLNAVSYHFLQEQKEDVHHSIISDLQNENEQTRRRLAMYCLKDAYLPLKLLNKLMCIINHMEMARVTGVPLLCLLTRGQQIKVVSQLLRKAKDAGYLMPAYHGQGSDDQFEGATVIEPKKGYYADPISTLDFASLYPSIMMAHNLCYTTLVPPNALKDLNLSADNITTTPSKNMFVKANVRKGLLPEILESLLAARKKAKADLKNEKDPFKRSVLDGRQLALKISANSVYGFTGAQVGKLPCLEISGSVTAYGRTMIEFTKTEVEKKYTKANGYKEDAIVIYGDTDSVMVKFGVKTLEESMQLGSEAAEFVTAQFVKPIKLEFEKVYYPYLLINKKRYAGLYFTRTDKYDKMDCKGIETVRRDNCPLVSNMMSTCLQKLLIDRDPDGAVNYAKQIIADLLCNRIDISQLVITKELTKNDYAAKQAHVELANKMKKRDPGTAPKLGDRVPYVLCCAAKNTPAYMKAEDPIYVLENSVPIDFNYYLENQLSKPLLRIFEPILGEKAESLLLKGEHTRTKAMVTSKVGALAAFTKKREKCIGCKTVMPNDSKSALCTHCTPKEGQLYITEIFKLRQLQDKFSSLWTECQRCQGSLHEEVLCTNRDCTIFYMRKKVGMELDAQEKNVSRFGVPSW; this is encoded by the coding sequence ATGGACAAAAGGAAAGCGTTCAGTAATAGTAAGCCGCCGATAAAGAGGTTTAAATCTAATGACGATGACGACGAAAATGAGCCTCCTTGTAGCTTCGAGGACCAACTGGCAGGTATGGACAGCCATGACTTTGACTCGCCAGAAGTCATTGGTGACGGACCAGAAAATCAATCTACGAATATTAAGTGGTCTCGACCACCTCCGCCTGCCATGAATCCCAAACATGATAAGTTAGTCTTTCAACAGCTAGATATAGACCACTACATAGGACAACCTATTGCAGGCATGCCTGGGTCTCAATTGGGCCCAGTACCCATCATGCGAATGTATGGCATAACCATGGAAGGTAACTCAGTATGTTGTCATCTACATGGATTTACGCCATACTTTTATGTAACAGTGCCTTTGAATTTTACTGAATCATCATGTCATGATATGaaggtaaatttaaataaagctCTCCTAGAAGATTTACGctcaaataaagataatattaaGGAAGCAGTTTTGGAAATACGCTTGATTAAGGCACGGTCTATCATGCACTACAAAGGAGACATTGATATAACTTTTGCAAGAGTTTCTGTTGCCCTGCCTAAACTCATCGCTGCTGCTAAAAGGTTAATAGACCGAACACCCCCTACCTTTGGCTTGATGGACCCTGGTTTTTATGAAACCAATATTGATTTTGATATTCGCTTCATGGTGGACACTTCTGTAGTGGGCTGCAGTTGGATTGAACTTCCTGCTGATAAGTGGACAATCAGAACACataacacaaaattaaaacCTGAATCCAGATGTCAAGTTGAAGTAGATATTGCATGGAATGCCTTTATTGCTCACCAGCCTGAAGGAGAATGGTCTAAAGTAGCTCCTTTTAGAATACTGAGTTTTGATATTGAATGTGCTGGAAGAAAAGGAGTTTTTCCGGAGCCTAATCATGATCCTGTGATTCAGATTGCTTCTATGGTTATTCGGCAAGGAGAATTAGAACCATACCTCAGGAATGTGTTCACACTCAATACCTGTGCCCCCATTGTTGGATCCCAAGTACTCAGTTATCAATCAGAGGCTGAAATGTTGGCTAAATGGTCTGACTTTTTCAGAGAATTAGATCCTGATATAATAACAGGGTACAATATCAGCAATTTTGATTGGCcttatctcataaaccgtgcaAAGCATCTGAAAGTAGAAAACTTTGACTTTTTGGGCAGAATCAAAAATGTTAGATCTGTAATTAAAGATTCAATCCTTCAATCAAAGCAAATGGGGCGCAGAGAAAACAAAAGCATTAATTTTGAGGGCAGGGTCCCATTTGATTTGCTGCTTGTACTTGTGAGGGACTATAAATTGCGATCATACACTCTTAATGCTGTTAGTTATCACTTTCTGCAGGAACAGAAGGAAGATGTTCATCACAGTATCATTAGTGATTTACAGAATGAGAATGAACAAACCAGGAGGAGGCTGGCAATGTATTGTCTTAAAGATGCTTATTTGCCTTTAAAACTTCTTAACAAATTAATGTGCATAATAAATCACATGGAAATGGCTAGAGTCACAGGTGTCCCCTTATTATGCTTACTCACAAGGGGGCAACAGATTAAAGTGGTGAGTCAGCTTCTAAGAAAGGCTAAAGATGCTGGATATCTGATGCCTGCTTATCATGGACAAGGATCAGATGATCAATTTGAAGGAGCAACTGTCATTGAACCAAAAAAAGGGTATTATGCTGATCCTATTTCAACTCTGGATTTTGCTTCTCTATACCCCAGTATAATGATGGCTCACAACTTGTGTTACACCACCTTGGTGCCCCCAAATGCACTAAAGGACTTGAACTTAAGTGCTGATAATATTACAACAACGCCATCTAAGAATATGTTTGTCAAGGCAAATGTCAGGAAGGGTCTATTGCCAGAAATTTTGGAATCCTTGCTAGCTGCTAGGAAAAAAGCAAAAGCAgatttgaaaaatgaaaaagatCCTTTCAAACGATCTGTGCTGGATGGAAGACAGTTGGCATTAAAGATAAGTGCCAACTCTGTGTATGGTTTCACAGGGGCACAGGTTGGTAAGTTGCCATGCTTAGAGATATCAGGCAGTGTAACTGCTTATGGACGGACAATGATAGAGTTCACTAAAACAGAAGTTGAAAAGAAATATACTAAAGCAAATGGCTACAAGGAAGATGCCATAGTCATCTATGGAGACACTGATTCAGTCATGGTCAAGTTTGGTGTGAAAACTCTAGAAGAAAGCATGCAATTGGGCAGTGAAGCTGCAGAGTTTGTCACAGCACAATTTGTTAAGCCAATCAAACTTGAATTTGAAAAAGTTTACTATCCATACCTGCTTATAAACAAGAAAAGGTATGCTGGTCTTTATTTTACAAGAACAGATAAATATGATAAAATGGACTGCAAAGGTATTGAAACTGTGAGAAGAGACAATTGCCCACTTGTCTCAAACATGATGAGCACATGCCTTCAGAAATTACTAATTGATAGAGATCCTGATGGAGCAGTAAACTATGCCAAACAAATTATAGCGGATTTGCTTTGTAACCGCATTGATATTTCACAACTTGTAATTACAAAAGAACTCACAAAAAATGATTATGCAGCTAAGCAAGCTCATGTTGAATTagcaaataaaatgaaaaaacgtGATCCCGGAACCGCGCCGAAACTTGGGGACAGAGTTCCTTATGTGCTTTGTTGTGCTGCCAAAAACACTCCGGCCTATATGAAAGCTGAAGATCCCATATATGTTCTGGAGAACAGTGTACCAATAGATTTCAATTACTACTTGGAAAATCAACTGTCAAAGCCATTGCTCCGAATTTTTGAGCCCATTCTTGGAGAAAAGGCTGAATCTTTGCTTCTCAAAGGTGAACATACTAGAACTAAAGCTATGGTCACTTCTAAAGTTGGTGCTTTGGCTGCCTTTACCAAGAAGAGAGAGAAATGCATAGGATGTAAAACTGTTATGCCTAATGATTCGAAATCTGCCCTGTGCACTCATTGTACGCCCAAGGAAGGGCAACTTTATATTACTGAGATATTCAAACTCAGACAACTACAAGATAAGTTTTCAAGTCTTTGGACAGAGTGCCAAAGATGTCAGGGCAGTCTTCATGAAGAGGTATTATGTACAAACAGAGACTGCACTATTTTCTACATGAGGAAGAAAGTGGGAATGGAGCTAGATGctcaagaaaaaaatgtttcaagatTTGGAGTGCCTAGTTGGTGA